Proteins found in one Quercus robur chromosome 2, dhQueRobu3.1, whole genome shotgun sequence genomic segment:
- the LOC126693597 gene encoding probable carbohydrate esterase At4g34215 has translation MSKGMLLFFFFFFFVALAGSVCPEEVKPKNIFILAGQSNMAGRGGLNTPKWDGIIPYESNPNPNILQLALDKSWVQAHEPLHVGIDYGKTVGIGPGLPFANAILAKDTSFGVIGLVPCAKGATKIKQWALGTKLYTRLVDRAKASLQSGGKIQALIWYQGESDTNEKADAESYKSRLEKLFQDFRRDLNAPDLPIIMVAIASAEGPLMETVREAQLSINLNNVKCIDAKGSHLNKDNLHLDTASQVLLGQRLADTFLSSFSH, from the exons TTGCCCCGAAGAAGTTAAACCTAAGAACATATTTATCTTAGCGGGGCAAAGCAACATGGCTGGACGTGGAGGACTAAACACGCCGAAATGGGATGGTATAATCCCTTATGAAAGCAATCCCAATCCAAACATTCTCCAACTAGCTTTAGACAAGAGTTGGGTGCAAGCTCATGAGCCTCTTCATGTGGGAATCGACTATGGTAAGACTGTAGGCATTGGACCTGGATTGCCTTTTGCTAATGCAATCTTGGCCAAGGACACTAGCTTTGGGGTGATTGGTCTGGTTCCTTGTGCAAAAGGAGCAACTAAGATCAAGCAATGGGCTTTGGGGACTAAATTGTACACAAGGTTAGTGGATAGGGCAAAGGCCTCGTTGCAAAGTGGAGGGAAAATTCAAGCACTTATTTGGTATCAAGGTGAGAGCGATACAAATGAGAAAGCGGATGCAGAGTCATACAAGAGCAGATTGGAGAAATTGTTCCAAGATTTTCGACGTGATCTGAACGCTCCTGACCTCCCCATAATCATG GTTGCGATTGCATCAGCAGAAGGCCCCTTAATGGAAACTGTAAGAGAAGCTCAGCTGAGCATAAATCTGAACAATGTCAAGTGCATTGATGCTAAGGGATCCCACCTTAACAAAGACAATCTGCACTTGGATACTGCGTCTCAGGTTCTATTGGGTCAGAGGTTGGCTGATACCTTCCTATCTTCTTTTAGTCATTAG
- the LOC126710062 gene encoding D-3-phosphoglycerate dehydrogenase 3, chloroplastic-like, with product MAVTTSFHLNFTKPQNNITTTTTPLSSSFLSWKISLPSSFTFSFPPRKPKSFITVSLLNSKPTILVAEKLGEAGIDLLKSFANVDCSYNLSPEELCTKISLCDALIVRSGTKVTREVFEFSGGRLKVVGRAGVGIDNVDVSAATEHGCLVINAPTANTIAAAEHGIALLTAMSRNIAQASASLKAGKWQRNKYVGVSLVGKTLAVMGFGKVGSEVARRAKGLGMHVIAHDPYASADRAQAIGVELVTFDEALSSADFISMHMPLTPATSQMFNDDTFSKMKRGVRIVNVARGGVIDEEALLRALDSGIVAQAALDVFIEEPPPNDSKLVQHESLTLTPHLGASTTEAQEGVAIEIAEAVVGALKGELAATAVNAPMVPAEVLSALAPYVALTEKLGRLAVQLVAGGSGVKSVKVTYASARVPDDLDTRLLRATVTKGLIEPISSVFVNLVNADFIAKQRGLKITEELILLDGSPENPLEFIQVHIANVESKFASAIADSGDIKIDGRVKDGKPHLTKVGSFPVDVSLEGSLILCRQVDQPGIIGKVGRILAEENVNVSFMSVGRTAPGKQAVMTIGVDEEPSGVALKKIGGIPAIEEIVLLKL from the exons ATGGCAGTTACAACCTCGTTCCACCTCAATTTCACAAAACCTCAAAACAACATCACTACCACAACAACACCACTATCATCTTCCTTTCTCTCATGGAAAATCTCTCTTCCCTCTTCCTTCACCTTTTCCTTTCCTCCCAGAAAGCCCAAATCCTTCATAACAGTGTCCCTCCTGAACTCCAAGCCCACTATCCTCGTCGCCGAGAAGCTAGGCGAGGCGGGTATTGATCTTTTAAAGAGTTTTGCCAACGTTGACTGCTCATACAACCTCAGCCCCGAAGAGCTATGCACCAAGATCTCTCTTTGTGACGCCTTGATTGTTCGCAGTGGCACAAAGGTCACACGCGAGGTGTTTGAGTTCTCTGGAGGGCGACTCAAG GTAGTGGGTCGTGCGGGTGTTGGAATCGATAATGTTGATGTCTCGGCTGCTACTGAACATGGTTGTCTTGTTATTAATGCTCCCACGGCTAATACCATTGCGGCTGCTGAGCATGGGATTGCTTTGCTTACTGCCATGTCTCGTAATATTGCTCAAGCCAGTGCTTCACTCAAAGCCG GGAAGTGGCAGAGAAATAAATATGTTGGGGTGTCACTGGTGGGGAAAACTCTGGCTGTAATGGGGTTCGGAAAGGTAGGATCAGAAGTTGCTCGGCGTGCCAAGGGACTTGGAATGCATGTGATTGCACATGATCCATACGCCTCAGCAGACCGTGCCCAGGCAATTGGTGTAGAGTTGGTGACCTTTGATGAAGCCTTATCAAGTGCAGATTTTATCTCCATGCACATGCCTCTTACTCCTGCGACCTCACAGATGTTCAATGATGATACTTTCTCTAAGATGAAAAGGGGAGTTCGAATTGTCAATGTTGCTCGTGGTGGTGTAATTGATGAGGAGGCTCTTCTCAGAGCCCTGGATTCTGGTATTGTTGCTCAG GCAGCACTAGATGTTTTCATAGAAGAGCCTCCACCAAATGACAGTAAGTTGGTCCAGCATGAAAGTTTAACTTTAACTCCTCATCTTGGTGCCAGCACTACAGAGGCTCAG GAAGGTGTGGCCATTGAAATAGCTGAAGCTGTTGTTGGAGCATTGAAAGGGGAACTTGCTGCAACTGCTGTGAATGCTCCCATGGTTCCTGCTGAG GTTTTATCAGCCCTTGCACCATATGTTGCGCTGACAGAAAAACTTGGAAGGCTAGCCGTGCAACTGGTTGCAGGCGGTAGTGGTGTGAAATCAGTGAAGGTTACATATGCTTCTGCCAGAGTTCCAGATGATCTAGACACTCGGTTGCTCCGTGCTACTGTTACCAAGGGTCTAATTGAGCCTATTTCAAGTGTTTTTGTGAACTTAGTCAATGCTGACTTCATTGCCAAACAAAGAGGACTGAAGATAACAGAAGAATTAATTCTGCTGGATGGCTCACCTGAGAATCCACTCGAGTTCATCCAGGTTCATATTGCCAATGTAGAATCAAAATTCGCAAGTGCAATTGCAGATTCTGGTGATATTAAAATTGACGGAAGAGTGAAGGACGGGAAACCCCATTTGACAAAGGTTGGATCATTTCCGGTAGATGTGAGCCTGGAAGGAAGTCTTATTCTGTGCAGGCAGGTTGATCAACCAGGTATAATTGGAAAGGTGGGGAGAATCTTGGCTGAGGAGAATGTAAATGTGAGCTTCATGAGTGTTGGAAGGACTGCCCCAGGAAAACAAGCAGTCATGACTATTGGTGTGGATGAAGAGCCCAGTGGGGTAGCTCTAAAGAAAATTGGGGGTATTCCAGCCATTGAAGAGATTGTTCTCCTGAAATTGTAA
- the LOC126710072 gene encoding probable isoaspartyl peptidase/L-asparaginase 2 — MGGWAIAVHGGAGVDPNLPPHRQEEAKKLLTRCLNLGISALRSNDSAIDVVELVVKELETDPLFNSGRGSALAANGTVEMEASIMDGNGRRCGAVSGLTTVKNPVSLARLVMDKSPHSYLAFSGAEDFARQQGLELVENEYFITEENVGMLKLAKEANTIVFDYRIPAVGSETCGAVAESPLQMNGLPISVYAPETVGCVVVDNQGRCAAATSTGGLMNKMNGRIGDSPLIGAGTYACNLCGVSCTGEGEAIIRGTLAREVAAVMEYKGLGLQEAVDFVIKERLDEGFAGLIAVSNKGDVACGFNTTGMFRGCATEDGYMEVNIWE, encoded by the exons ATGGGTGGTTGGGCTATTGCGGTGCATGGTGGTGCTGGTGTGGACCCAAATCTCCCACCCCACCGTCAAGAAGAGGCCAAAAAACTCCTTACTCGTTGCCTCAATCTTGGCATCTCCGCTCTTCGCTCTAACGACTCAGCCATCGATGTCGTCGAGCTCGTT GTTAAAGAACTGGAAACTGATCCTCTGTTTAATTCTGGCCGTGGATCTGCACTAGCGGCGAATGGAACGGTGGAGATGGAAGCCAGTATCATGGATGGAAATGGAAGACGATGCGGCGCCGTTTCGGGTTTGACCACGGTTAAGAACCCGGTCTCTCTTGCCCGACTCGTTATGGACAAATCTCCCCACTCCTACTTAGCCTTCTCCGGTGCCGAAGATTTCGCCCGACAACAG GGTCTGGAGCTTGTGGAGAATGAGTACTTCATCACTGAAGAAAACGTGGGAATGCTCAAATTGGCAAAGGAAGCTAACACCATTGTG TTTGATTACAGAATCCCAGCCGTTGGATCTGAAACATGCGGTGCAGTAGCGGAGAGTCCATTGCAGATGAACGGGCTCCCAATAAGCGTGTATGCTCCAGAGACAGTAGGGTGCGTGGTAGTTGACAATCAGGGCCGTTGCGCTGCTGCCACGTCAACAGGAGGATTGATGAACAAAATGAACGGTCGGATTGGTGACTCACCACTGATTGGAGCTGGGACCTACGCTTGTAATTTATGTGGGGTCTCATGCACCGGTGAGGGTGAGGCTATCATACGTGGGACCCTGGCTCGTGAGGTGGCGGCTGTGATGGAATACAAGGGTTTGGGCCTTCAAGAGGCTGTGGACTTTGTGATCAAAGAGAGACTTGATGAAGGGTTTGCTGGGCTTATTGCTGTGTCTAATAAGGGTGACGTGGCATGTGGGTTTAACACTACTGGCATGTTTAGGGGTTGTGCTACCGAGGATGGGTATATGGAGGTTAATATTTGGGAATAG